Proteins from a genomic interval of Rhizoctonia solani chromosome 12, complete sequence:
- a CDS encoding amino-terminal nucleophile aminohydrolase, whose product MWVRVYACVLFGSVHRASIATVPSTPVDHQHQQIPSPPSSSHYVPLLLDDILNRPENSIVKQVKEHYLPGLFPHKSAEEDKKQEAESAIRNAHFNNDGTGVAFYNKTMQDYGEAKCRMPQIYKTIIAPTNDVNFQSLCRNTSSRTVFAHVRMATSEVQQFNSHPFAFGRHIFMHNGSVANFSSIRRDLCAKLSTRAYNNIKGSTDSEHLAALYMTHLGDDWTVQYGLENMKRALERAIADIIALQRKLPDATTPLAASSLNVCTTDGEELLAFRFRSSEVEQPPSLYYSTSAGVTLNRKYPGHPNYFKWEDPGDAATGLVGPDELRPEAYGNHVIVASEPTTKVWNFSKPAHELTEFSRMRANGNGASVISVDWPPRLLPSATTYLTTPAHLHSRIMYFPKVALLAASLSPFAASALSFTRPDLVLNGESPIFTQSRWSWTDCGLPSDGVQIKSIEVSPDPPKPGQDLTVTVIATADQPIEEGAYADVTVKLGLIKLLNKRFDICEEARNANATIQCPVQKGDHTVVQTVALPKEIPRAKFTVDVKGYSADEEDLACVKLNVDFMLGHNLW is encoded by the exons ATGTGGGTGCGGGTCTATGCATGCGTTCTCTTCGGCTCAGTACATAGGGCATCGATTGCTACTGTGCCTAGTACACCTGTTGACCACCAGCATCAGCAGATACCATCCCCTCCTTCTAGCTCACACTATGTGCCGTTG CTCTTGGACGACATTCTCAACCGTCCCGAGAATTCGATTGTGAAACAAGTGAAAGAGCACTATTTGCCGGGCCTATTCCCTCATAAGAGTGCAGAAGAAGATAAGAAACAAGAAGCGGAAAGTGCTATTCGAAATGCGCATTTTAACAA TGATGGAACCGGTGTCGCCTTTTACAACAAAACGATGCAAGACTATGGTGAAGCAAAGTGCCG TATGCCCCAG ATCTATAAAACGATAATCGCACCTACAAACGAC GTCAATTTCCAGTCTCTGTGCCGTAATACCTCGAGCAGGACGGTGTTCGCTCATGTTCGAATGGCAACATCCGAAGTGCAGCAATTCAACAGCCACCCCTTCGCTTTCGGAAGACACATATTCATGCACAACGGATCGGTAGCAAACTTTAGTTCGATTAGGCGAGATCTATGCGCCAAATTAAGTACCAGAGCGTACAATAATATCAAAGGTTCGACGGACTCTGAACACCTCGCCGCCCTGTATATGACGCACTTGGGCGATGACTGGACTGTTCAGTATGGTCTGGAGAACATGAAGCGCGCGCTCGAACGTGCGATTGCTGATATAATAGCACTCCAACGGAAACTCCCGGACGCGACCACGCCTCTTGCAGCCTCGAGTCTCAATGTGTGCACTACTGATGGAGAGGAACTCTTGGCGTTCCGCTTCCGCAGCTCCGAGGTCGAGCAACCTCCATCTTTGTACTACTCCACTTCAGCAGGTGTGACGTTGAACAGGAAGTACCCGGGACACCCGAATTATTTCAAGTGGGAGGATCCTGGTGATGCTGCTACAGGACTGGTGGGACCCGATGAACTTCGTCCAGAGGCCTATGGAAATCACGTCATCGTGGCAAGTGAACcaactacaaaggtatggaaCTTTTCTAAGCCCGCGCACGAGCTAACCGAGTTTTCAAGGATGAGGGCGAATGGGAACGG CGCTAGCGTCATCAGTGTTGATTGGCCGCCCCGGCTCTTGCCTTCTGCCACAACATACCTCACGACACCCGCACACCTGCATTCCCGAATCATGTATTTCCCCAAGGTTGCTCTGCTTGCTGCTTCTCTTTCACCATTCGCTGCTTCAGCGCTGTCTTTCACTCGTCCCGACTTGGTTTTAAATGGCGAATCGCCTATTTTCACGCAGAGCCGATGGAGTTGGACCGATTGTGGTT TGCCATCTGATGGTGTCCAGATCAAGTCTATCGAAGTTTCTCCAGACCCACCTAAGCCTGG GCAGGACTTGACAGTCACAGTTATTGCTACAGCCGATCAACCGATTGAA GAGGGAGCATACGCCGACGTTACTGTTAAGCTCGGTTTGATTAAATTGTTGAATAAACGATTCGATATCTGTGAAGAAGC ACGCAACGCCAACGCAACCATTCAATGCCCGGTCCAAAAGGGTGATCACACTGTTGTTCAGACTGTTGCATTACCTAAGGAGATCCCGCGAG CCAAATTTACAGTCGACGTGAAAGGATATTCTGCTGATGAGGAAGATCTCGCCTGTGTCAAACTTAATGTTGATTTCATGCTTGGCCACAACCTGTGGTAG
- a CDS encoding ML domain-containing protein, whose amino-acid sequence MVRKWIPDTQFNRGAVVRFNNLFYRSSVSHTSGPGREPTEAPQLWAALNNESAPPAAPDPPQSYENPPPMYVHPESGASTTTVNSIPPPPPHVPGYGFYTYLPAGHHPTQYHLPSGYRPLYNAPQAPYLHAPKPQHPIRPPDPDVKLPLPVTQAQSQSRPTHPAYRTLAHAMRALETNEAVLREEMKGEIDAVCCVGGFGLWAYRHGEPGEDVKRRVYAELQSDDDTGREAWLKAARARTKRYCEPGAIRPAIRWVLVEPHPEAENMTPAALERHALQHGSFPRIPDDALQTGTEVSGTGLYSARAWHAGGVHLGKAGKHLQAGGASLSYGSIEHELSSFEVLVGDVASVRWIEGSQLASQLAAGVIPVEGGREAHGGAILIAQAPYEGGWHPGKAAIGEDHACVGFGGGEFWARGYRVLAWTDN is encoded by the exons ATGGTCCGCAAATGGATCCCAGACACGCAGTTCAACAGAGGGGCTGTTGTTCGATTTAATAATCTATTTTATCGGTCCTCTGTTTCTCATACTTCTGGTCCTGGTCGCGAG CCTACCGAGGCCCCTCAACTCTGGGCGGCCTTGAATAATGAGTCTGCCCCTCCCGCCGCCCCAGATCCACCACAGTCCTACGAAAACCCGCCCCCAATGTATGTGCATCCTGAGAGCGGTGCATCTACTACAACCGTCAATTCtatcccccctccccctcctcacGTACCCGGCTACGGTTTCTACACTTATCTCCCTGCCGGCCACCACCCTACTCAATACCATCTACCTTCAGGCTACCGCCCATTGTACAACGCCCCTCAGGCCCCTTATTTGCATGCACCCAAACCGCAGCATCCCATTCGTCCCCCCGACCCTGATGTGAAGCTCCCACTTCCCGTGACCCAAGCTCAATCGCAGTCCC GACCCACCCATCCCGCCTACCGCACACTTGCTCATGCAATGCGGGCACTCGAAACTAATGAAGCTGTTCTTCGCGAAGAAATGAAGGGCGAGATTGACGCAGTCTGTTGCGTGGGTGGCTTCGGTCTCTGGGCATACCGGCATGGAGAACCAGGAGAAGATGTCAAGCGCAGGGTGTACGCCGAGTTACAGTCAGATGACGACACCGGCCGGGAAGCGTGGCTCAAAGCTGCCCGAGCACGGACCAAGCGCTACTGTGAGCCTGGAGCAATCCGTCCTGCTATTCGCTGGGTCTTGGTGGAGCCCCATCCAGAAGCCGAAAATATGACACCAGCCGCACTAGAACGCCACGCCTTGCAACATGGTTCATTCCCTCGCATACCCGACGATGCGCTTCAAACTGGTACCGAAGTCTCCGGAACCGGTCTCTACTCGGCGCGAGCGTGGCACGCCGGAGGTGTGCACCTTGGAAAGGCCGGTAAACACTTGCAGGCCGGGGGCGCATCTTTGTCGTACGGTTCCATCGAACACGAGCTAAGTTCGTTTGAGGTTTTGGTCGGCGATGTTGCATCTGTTCGTTGGATCGAAGGCTCCCAGCTTGCTTCCCAGTTGGCGGCTGGAGTGATTCCTGTTGAAGGAGGTCGCGAGGCACACGGTGGAGCTATCTTGATAGCACAAGCTCCATACGAAGGTGGGTGGCACCCTGGCAAAGCCGCAATCGGTGAAGACCATGCCTGCGTTGGATTCGGAGGGGGCGAATTTTGGGCGCGCGGATATCGCGTGCTGGCCTGGACCGACAACTAG
- a CDS encoding aspartyl protease encodes MWHLSVSALSLGLALTVAAAPTPAQPKILRRLTPGANVISLSRTNSITDLETGQFNETFCMAHMTYLERKQYANALAYYQNTGEVHPDLNVSVEQLQTTHARLFRRQAAQNTTITLTDIGPDLLWSGPVTVGSKTFNVDFDTGSSDFFLASDQCPAAQCAGKNIYTPSQVSHIFLILNADLRHAYSVQSSTSAKTPNTFQISFGDGSAVRANVFTDTVSIGGLAITNSGVGAVTQLSQSFTNAGGDTSDGLMGMAFPVLAESKQTPYFSNLAKLSPTQGMMSFKFVGKNAPGSELTVGGMNTAAFTGQVAFSPVLTTQGQPPSFWTINMGQASVGGKPVQTASQFATIDTGTSVVIAPQADAQAIYAAIPGSKLGQNGLFTYPCNANPDVALNFAGQNFNIKAADMSLGSDATNTTCVGAIVPSAQRNAWLVGDSFLKNVYTVFDQTNLQVGFAKLA; translated from the exons ATGTGGCATCTTTCAGTTTCAGCACTCAGTCTCGGGCTAGCATTGACCGTGGCCGCAGCACCCACCCCAGCCCAACCCAAAATCTTGCGGCGATTGACACCCGGGGCCAACGTTATTTCCCTCAGTCGAACGAACTCCATCACTGATCTCGAAACTGGACAGTTTAATGAGACATTTTGTATGGCTCATATGACCTACTT AGAAAGGAAGCAATATGCAAATGCGTTGGCA TACTATCAGAATACTGGGGAGGT TCACCCAGACCTGAACGTTTCAGTCGAACAGCTGCAGACCACCCATGCTCGGCTGTTCCGCCGTCAGGCTGCCCAGAATACTACCATCACTCTGACTGACATTGGACCGGATCTCCTCTGGAGCGGCCCTGTAACAG TTGGCTCGAAGACCTTTAATGTCGATTTCGATACTG GCAGCTCCGACTTCTTCTTGG CATCTGATCAAT GCCCAGCTGCACAATGCGCAGGCAAGAATATATATACACCTTCGCAGGTTAGCCATATCTTTTTGATTCTCAATGCCGATCTCAGACATGCCTACTCGGTTCAGTCATCTACATCAGCCAAGACGCCCAATACCTTCCAAATATCGTTTGGTGATGGCTCGGCAGTGCGTGCCAATGTCTTTACCGACACTGTCTCTATTGGTGGCCTGGCTATCACCAACTCGGGTGTAGGCGCAGTGACCCAGCTGAGCCAGAGCTTCACCAACGCCGGCGGTGACACAAGTGATGG TTTGATGGGGATGGCTTTCCCAGTCCTCGCCGAGTCTAAACAGACACCATATTTCAGCAATCTTGCAAAGCTTAGTCCAACGCAGGGCATGATGAGCTTCAAATTTGTTGGAAAGAACGCGCCAGGAAGTGAGTTGACGGTTGGAGGGATGAATACGGCCGCATTCACCGGGCA GGTCGCCTTCTCGCCCGTGCTGACCACGCAAGGCCAGCCACCATCGTTCTGGACCATTAACATGGGGCAGGCGAGCGTTGGCGGAAAACCGGTACAAAC TGCTTCACAATTCGCGACGATCGATACCGGTACATCCGTCGTCATCGCGCCCCAGGCCGACGCCCAAGCCATCTATGCAGCCATCCCGGGATCGAAGCTCGGGCAGAATGGGCTGTTCACCTATCCGTGCAATGCAAACCCGGATGTCGCACTTAATTTCGCAGGGCAGAACTTTAACATAAAAGCCGCAGATA TGAGTCTCGGCTCTGATGCCACTAACACGACATGTGTGGGAGCGATCGTACCTAGCGCACAACGTAATGCATGGCTTGTCGGCGACTC GTTCCTCAAGAACGTGTATACTG TATTCGATCAGACTAACCTTCAAGTAGGATTTGCCAAACTCGCGTAA